Proteins encoded by one window of Salvia splendens isolate huo1 chromosome 7, SspV2, whole genome shotgun sequence:
- the LOC121811430 gene encoding E3 ubiquitin-protein ligase RHF2A-like, with translation MEEGNVSSSLTSAAAFVEGGIQEACDDACSICLEAFCDSDPSTLTTCKHEFHLQCILEWCQRSSQCPMCWQSIGLKDPSSQELLDAVEHERNMRMNPPRNTTIFHHPSLGDFELQHLPVNASESELEERIVQHLAAAAAMGRARQLARREGQRIRSSQGRPRFLVFSANPNEASAASPLSQREGSSPPPEVITAGSNSPYMTVGGDAARSSTAQAEQLGTTASGSSPGAYQHGTSSSNRSPAHTSPNSQDRTGGPSDFQTFSDSLKSRLSAFSTRYKESITKSTRGWKERLFARNTSTPEPNSEVREADQRNANGPGIATLSRVMDHLQIAEHGRTNTSTASRAAEDTRSPDSSEQQVSVMGSSLSLNEDASQATTAASPAST, from the exons ATGGAAGAAGGAAATGTATCAAGCAGTTTGACTTCTGCTGCAGCTTTTGTGGAAGGGGGAATTCAGGAAGCATGCGATGATGCTTGCAGTATATGCCTTGAAGCCTTTTGTGATAGTGACCCTTCTACG CTGACTACTTGCAAGCACGAGTTTCATCTTCAGTGCATTCTTGAATG GTGCCAGAGAAGTTCCCAGTGCCCGATGTGCTGGCAGTCTATTGGCTTGAAGGATCCCAGCAG TCAGGAACTTCTGGATGCTGTGGAGCATGAGAGGAATATGCGAATGAATCCACCTAGAAATACAACTATATTTCATCATCCAAGTTTAGGGGACTTTGAGTTGCAACAT TTGCCTGTTAATGCAAGTGAGTCTGAACTTGAAGAACGCATTGTTCAGCACttagctgctgctgctgcaatgGGGAGGGCTCGTCAGCTCGCTAGGAGAGAGGGTCAGAGGATTAGATCTTCTCAAGGCCGTCCTCGTTTTTTGGTATTCTCAGCTAATCCTAATGAGGCTTCAGCTGCATCTCCACTTTCTCAGAGAGAAGGCAGTAGCCCCCCACCTGAAGTTATAACTGCTGGCTCTAATTCTCCATATATGACTGTTGGAGGAGATGCTGCACGGTCTTCTACTGCTCAAGCTGAACAGCTCGGGACTACAGCCTCAGGATCAAGTCCTGGGGCATATCAACACGGGACATCTTCAAGCAATAG GTCTCCTGCCCATACTTCTCCCAATAGTCAAGATAGAACTGGTGGACCTTCAGATTTCCAGACATTTTCCGATTCTCTGAAATCCCGGCTTAGTGCCTTTTCAACCAG ATACAAAGAGTCCATAACAAAGAGCACACGGGGCTGGAAGGAGAGACTCTTTGCTCGCAACACTTCTACACCTGAACCCAACAGTGAAGTTCGTGAAGCTGACCAAAGGAATGCTAATGGTCCTGGAATTGCTACTCTATCACGAGTGATGGATCATCTTCAAATAGCAGAACATGGTAGAACCAACACATCTACTGCCTCACGTGCTGCAGAAGATACCAGGTCACCGGATTCTAGTGAACAGCAGGTCTCTGTGATGGGGAGCAGCCTTTCTTTGAATGAGGATGCTTCACAAGCTACAACTGCTGCTAGTCCTGCATCAACCTAA
- the LOC121810234 gene encoding outer envelope protein 61-like, with product MFNGMMDPELIRMAQEQMSRMSPADLARIQQQMMSNPDLMRMATEGMQNLNTQDFKHAAEKLKNARPEDMAEISEKMANASPEELAAMRARMDAQVSYEINGAEMLKKQGNELHSQGKYALALEKYMRAKKNLKDIPTSKGRNILLACSLNMMSCYLKTKQYEECVGEGTEVLAYDAMNPKALYRRGQAYKELGKLGEAVSDLSKAHEVSLGDETIADSLRDVEERLNKEGGRTHSRGVVIEEITEEATVSSDNSENLTSKSSILSQQETSQSKSTRSASVVEPQPSNQDYFKALKDDPESIRSFQNFISRTDPETLSAMNGGKVEGISPDMLKTATDVIGKMSPEELNKMFQLASSFQGQKNGGSFTPGATPSNLSPDMLKTATDLMAKTSPEDLQKMFEMASSLKGNEAASSSSAGFPGSVPPNMTPDMLKMATDMMNKMPTEEREKMFEMASSIRGQERPSSTANNGVRSDESKTRENLSVNDSDAGESSSSQHLNSSFPRPDFLNSSGDLQEQMRNQLKDPAMRQMMTSMMKNMSPDVMANMSEQFGFKLSREDAEKAQQAMSSLSPDTLDTMMKWADRIQRGVEGAKKTKNFFLGRSGMLLAIFMLFLAVILHWFGFVGK from the exons ATGTTCAACGGAATGATGGATCCCGAATTGATCAGGATGGCTCAGGAGCAGATGAGTCGGATGTCACCAGCTGATTTGGCTCGGATTCAGCAGCAG ATGATGTCCAATCCGGATTTAATGAGGATGGCAACTGAAGGAATGCAAAATTTGAATACACAAGATTTCAAGCATGCTGCTGAGAAGTTGAAAAACGCTCGTCCAGAGGACATGGCCGAGATTAGTGAGAAGATGGCAAATGCTTCACCTGAAGAGTTAGCTGCTATGCGTGCTCGTATGGATGCACAGGTGTCTTATGAAATTAATGGAGCCGAGATGCTGAAAAAACAG GGAAATGAACTTCACAGTCAGGGAAAGTACGCATTGGCACTGGAGAAATATATGCGT GCGAAGAAAAATCTTAAAGATATTCCTACTTCAAAGGGGAGGAATATCCTTTTAGCATGCTCTCTTAATATGATGTCATGTTACTTGAAAACCAAGCAGTATGAAGAGTGTGTTGGGGAAGGTACAGAG GTTTTGGCTTATGATGCAATGAACCCTAAAGCTCTCTACCGAAGAGGTCAAGCATACAAGGAATTGGGAAAACTAGGA GAAGCTGTGTCTGACTTGAGTAAAGCACATGAAGTATCTCTTGGGGATGAAACTATTGCAGATAGCTTAAG GGATGTTGAGGAAAGATTGAATAAAGAAGGAGGCAGGACTCATTCAAGAG GGGTGGTTATTGAAGAAATAACTGAAGAAGCCACAGTATCATCTGATAACTCTGAGAatttgacatcaaaatcttccATTTTATCACAACAAGAAACCAGTCAGTCTAAATCTACTCGATCTGCTAGTGTTGTGGAGCCTCAGCCATCTAATCAGGACTATTTTAAGGCTCTAAAAGATGACCCGGAATCTATCAG ATCCTTCCAGAACTTCATTTCTAGGACTGATCCTGAGACATTGTCTGCTATGAATGGCGGAAAAGTTGAAGGTATTTCTCCTGATATGTTAAAGACTGCCACTGATGTCATCGGCAAGATGTCTCCTGAAGAACTCAATAAAATGTTCCAATTGGCTTCCTCCTTCCAAGGACAGAAAAATGGTGGCAGTTTTACTCCTGGAGCAACTCCATCAAATCTATCACCTGACATGCTCAAGACTGCAACTGACCTGATGGCAAAAACGTCACCTGAAGACCTTCAAAAGATGTTTGAGATGGCTTCATCTTTGAAAGGGAATGAGgcagcatcatcatcatcagcaggTTTCCCTGGTTCAGTTCCACCAAACATGACACCAGACATGCTCAAAATGGCAACTGATATGATGAATAAGATGCCAACTGAAGAGCGCGAAAAGATGTTTGAGATGGCTTCATCCATAAGAGGACAGGAACGACCATCATCAACTGCAAACAATGGAGTAAGATCAGATGAATCTAAAACTCGAGAGAATCTGTCAGTAAACGACAGTGACGCTGGTGAAAGTAGTTCCTCCCAACATCTTAATTCAAGTTTTCCAAGACCAGACTTCCTAAATTCCAGTGGTGATCTACAAGAGCAAATGAGAAACCAATTGAAGGATCCAGCTATGCGACAG ATGATGACATCAATGATGAAAAATATGAGCCCTGACGTGATGGCTAACATGAGCGAGCAATTTGGGTTCAAGCTTTCACGCGAAGATGCAGAGAAAGCTCAGCAGGCCATGTCGTCTTTGTCGCCTGATACTTTGGACACCATG ATGAAATGGGCCGATAGGATTCAACGCGGTGTAGAAGGTGCAAAGAAGACAAAGAACTTTTTTCTGGGAAGATCTGGAATGTTGTTGGCCATATTTATGCTCTTTTTAGCAGTCATTCTTCATTGGTTTGGGTTCGTGGGCAAGTAG
- the LOC121742484 gene encoding putative axial regulator YABBY 2, which produces MSFDMSSERVCYVQCNFCNTILAVNVPGSNMLNVVTVRCGHCANLLSVSMGGLLQSVYLQDFQKQQSMGEAAVKESVNIGSSSTYNTNRYGPLQTQHEVQPKMPPIRPPEKRQRVPSAYNRFIKEEIQRIKASNPEITHREAFSSAAKNWAHLPQIHFGLNKTS; this is translated from the exons ATGTCATTTGATATGAGTTCGGAGCGAGTTTGTTATGTTCAGTGCAACTTCTGCAACACCATTTTAGCG GTGAATGTTCCAGGAAGCAACATGTTGAATGTGGTGACTGTTAGATGTGGGCATTGTGCTAATTTGCTGTCTGTTAGTATGGGAGGTTTGCTCCAGTCTGTTTATCTCCAAGATTTCCAG AAACAACAATCAATGGGAGAGGCTGCTGTTAAAGAAAGTGTGAATATTGGCTCATCTTCAACATATAATACTAATAGATATGGTCCATTGCAGACTCAACATGAAGTACAACCTAAGATGCCTCCAATACGCC CACCGGAGAAGAGGCAACGTGTTCCGTCAGCATACAACCGTTTCATAAA AGAGGAGATTCAGAGGATAAAGGCTAGCAATCCTGAAATTACTCATCGTGAAGCTTTCAGCTCAGCTGCAAAAAAT TGGGCACATCTTCCTCAGATTCATTTTGGACTCAACAAAACAAGCTAA